A window of the Dongshaea marina genome harbors these coding sequences:
- a CDS encoding TonB-dependent receptor domain-containing protein produces MDWYQDKTDGTREGASRPVPADGDTQVWGSYLQANIPLAQSWSLNPGVRYDSFSTQASNVANSKRSNDHLSPSVGLSWQTTDWLRLTARYDEAFRAPTTEELYTTGTHYCMGPGMCNTFVPNPDLKPETAQNKELSADMKFRDLLGDDSLKFKGSLFQNDVKDFIETVYTATTTTYQNTTNARLQGYELAAHYRWREITTALSYGQTRGTNRDNGQALSDIPADTWVWEIGHSFMQRDLNIGAQFTHAGSQDRVPSSSSVEGYSGYTITNLYMRWQPAMGTFSGVTVDVGVDNLTNRDYRQAFANLDSPGRNIKLNVRYQF; encoded by the coding sequence ATGGACTGGTATCAGGATAAGACGGATGGAACTCGAGAGGGGGCTAGCCGGCCGGTTCCGGCCGATGGGGATACCCAGGTGTGGGGTAGCTATCTGCAGGCCAATATCCCCCTGGCGCAATCCTGGTCTCTTAATCCCGGGGTGCGCTACGACAGCTTCTCCACTCAGGCATCCAATGTGGCGAACTCAAAGCGAAGCAATGATCACCTGTCACCCTCGGTTGGCCTTAGCTGGCAAACCACCGACTGGCTGCGCCTGACGGCCCGCTATGATGAGGCCTTCAGGGCCCCGACCACCGAGGAGCTTTATACCACAGGGACCCATTACTGCATGGGGCCAGGCATGTGTAATACCTTTGTTCCAAACCCGGATCTCAAACCGGAGACGGCACAGAACAAGGAGCTTTCGGCGGATATGAAGTTCCGGGATTTGCTGGGAGATGACAGCCTCAAGTTCAAAGGCTCCTTGTTCCAGAACGATGTGAAGGACTTTATTGAGACTGTATATACAGCAACGACTACAACTTATCAGAATACTACGAATGCCCGCCTGCAGGGGTATGAGCTGGCGGCGCATTACCGCTGGCGTGAGATCACCACGGCCCTGAGCTATGGGCAGACCCGAGGTACCAATAGGGATAATGGGCAGGCCTTATCGGATATTCCCGCAGATACCTGGGTCTGGGAGATAGGCCATAGCTTCATGCAGCGTGATCTGAATATAGGGGCACAGTTTACCCATGCCGGGAGTCAGGACCGGGTGCCGAGCAGCAGCTCTGTCGAGGGTTACAGTGGCTATACGATCACCAATCTTTATATGCGTTGGCAACCGGCCATGGGAACCTTCTCCGGAGTGACGGTCGATGTCGGGGTCGACAACCTGACTAACCGTGATTACCGCCAGGCCTTTGCCAACCTGGATTCACCGGGGCGAAACATCAAGCTCAATGTGCGTTATCAGTTTTAA
- a CDS encoding pyridoxamine 5'-phosphate oxidase family protein, translated as MQDKQQRLKDKLYPQISEFIERHRSMQLATLDARGLPCASYSPFAYINGAFFVLLGDFTQHGQNLKHNQNLGMLIIEDEQQAETIYIRKRVSYQGQASCCKKGSADWSQGVEALVSRFGATLEKLALLDEYQLYRLEPIRGRYVRGARQVFNIDSAGDIEFEPVVDGYQKICGQESVSKVEGEI; from the coding sequence ATGCAAGACAAGCAGCAGCGCCTGAAAGATAAGCTGTACCCACAAATTAGCGAGTTTATTGAACGGCATCGGTCGATGCAGCTGGCGACCCTGGATGCCAGGGGATTGCCCTGTGCCAGCTATAGTCCGTTTGCCTATATAAACGGGGCATTTTTTGTGTTGCTGGGGGATTTTACCCAGCATGGGCAGAACTTAAAGCACAATCAAAATCTTGGGATGCTGATCATTGAGGATGAGCAACAAGCCGAGACCATCTATATCCGCAAGCGGGTCAGCTACCAGGGGCAGGCATCTTGCTGCAAGAAAGGGAGCGCCGATTGGTCTCAGGGCGTTGAGGCTCTGGTTTCGCGTTTTGGGGCCACTTTGGAAAAATTAGCCTTGCTTGATGAGTATCAGCTCTATCGTCTTGAGCCAATCAGGGGGCGCTATGTCAGGGGAGCGAGGCAGGTGTTTAACATAGACTCCGCCGGAGATATTGAGTTTGAGCCTGTGGTTGATGGTTATCAGAAGATTTGCGGGCAAGAGAGTGTATCTAAAGTTGAGGGGGAGATTTGA
- the hutZ gene encoding heme utilization protein HutZ, with protein MTEKQQRLQQRLGPEIESFIEERKTLQLATLTPDGKPSISYAPFVCLDGKFYVLLSDIARHGRNLQSSPQLSLMMIEDESGAKQLYARRRLTYEASASLIQRDSQIWVEALEALQQRFGEIIEGLSRMADFKLYCLEPLSGRYVKGFGQAFEISGSAEIDWVHLKEGHKEMA; from the coding sequence ATGACCGAAAAACAGCAGAGACTTCAACAGCGTCTTGGGCCAGAAATTGAGTCCTTTATCGAGGAGCGCAAAACGCTTCAGCTGGCGACGCTGACCCCGGATGGCAAGCCGAGTATCAGCTATGCACCCTTCGTGTGTTTGGACGGCAAATTCTATGTGCTGCTTAGTGATATCGCGCGTCATGGACGTAACCTGCAAAGCTCACCACAGTTATCTTTGATGATGATTGAGGATGAGTCCGGTGCTAAGCAGCTCTATGCACGCAGGCGCCTGACCTATGAGGCGAGTGCCAGTTTAATTCAAAGGGACTCGCAAATCTGGGTTGAGGCCCTTGAGGCGCTGCAACAGAGGTTTGGCGAGATCATTGAGGGATTATCCAGGATGGCAGATTTCAAATTGTATTGCCTGGAGCCATTAAGCGGACGCTATGTGAAGGGTTTTGGGCAGGCTTTTGAGATTTCAGGCAGCGCAGAGATCGATTGGGTGCATCTCAAAGAGGGTCACAAAGAGATGGCCTGA